The following are from one region of the Anabas testudineus chromosome 2, fAnaTes1.2, whole genome shotgun sequence genome:
- the ndfip2 gene encoding NEDD4 family-interacting protein 2 produces MDPVSRYRVLHNEDDSSEASTSEQQPSTSATAQASTSSQDQIQAQARPAPAPAPGDSLGSRTQGELEAPPPPYASIDLGATAAAPEASFRGDFPVPPPYSVATSLPTYDEAEKAKAAAMAASTVEVMPRDDEFPPRDDFSDADQLRVGNDGIFMLAFFMAFLFNWIGFCLSFCLTNTIAGRYGAICGFGLSLIKWILIVRFSDYFTGYFNGQYWLWWIFLLLGLLLFFRGFVNYLKVRNMSENMATSHRTRLFFLY; encoded by the exons TTGCACAATGAGGATGACTCTTCTGAAGCCTCCACAAGCGAGCAGCAGCCCAGCACCTCTGCCACAGCCCAGGCTAGTACGTCAAGCCAGGACCAGATTCAGGCCCAAGCCAGACCAGCTCCAGCCCCAGCACCAGGGGACTCATTAGGATCAAGGACTCAAGGGGAGCTGGAGGCGCCTCCACCTCCGTATGCTTCCATTGACCTGGGAGCAACAGCTGCTGCACCTG AGGCCAGTTTCCGAGGTGACTTTCCAGTGCCACCACCCTACAGTGTCGCTACCTCCCTGCCAACATACGATGAAGCAGAGAAGGCAAAAGCGGCCGCCATGGCTGCCTCCACTGTGGAAGTGATGCCACGG GATGATGAATTCCCCCCAAGAGATGATTTCAGTGATGCTGATCAGCTTCGAGTTGGGAATGATGGAATTTTCATGTTGGCCTTTTTCA TGGCCTTCTTGTTCAACTGGATCGGGTTCTGCCTGTCGTTCTGCTTGACCAACACCATTGCAGGACGTTATGGAGCCATCTGCGGCTTCGGCTTATCCCTCATAAAGTGGATTCTTATCGTCAGG tTCTCTGATTACTTCACTGGCTACTTTAATGGTCAGTACTGGCTCTGGTGGATCTTCCTGTTGCTTG GCCTCCTGCTGTTCTTCAGGGGTTTTGTTAACTATCTTAAAGTCCGCAACATGTCAGAAAATATGGCCACCTCTCACAGAACACGCCTCTTCTTCCTGTACTAA